GCAGCTGGCCCAGTGTGCGGCCATACAAGTCCGTCCCGTGGCATTGTAGCCGCACCAGCCGCCCGCGCAGCAAGGCCGTCGCCGAGTCGGTGGCCTGCGGCCCAAATGCCTGGTCGTGCTCCGGCGCATCCACGCCCAGCAGCCGCACGCGCAGCACCTGACTACCAGTCAGCACCTCGTAGGTGTCGCCGTCGATTACTCGCGTCACTCGTGCCATTTCCCAGGTTGCTAGCCCCGGTGCAGCCAGTACTTGGCTGGCCAGTAGTAGCGTTAGCCCGAACCGGGCCCCTAGTCGAATAGCGAGTAGAAATTTCATGGCGCAAACCTATTCCGCCCGCAAATCAGTTGTATATTCGCTTGTCCAAATATGCCCTAAAATACCCCGCTTTCATGCCCCAGGTCGTTATCTATCCCAAAGACGCCGCCACCATCACCGGCAACGGTTACGACGCGGCCAAGCGGCTGCTCCAGCGCGTGCGCGCCCATTTCGGCAAGGCCACTGACTCCTACGTTTCGGTCGGTGAGTTTTGCGCCTACACCGGCCTGCCTGAGCGCGAGGTGGCCGCCCTGGCCCAGCCCATGGTCAACCGCTAGGGTAGGGGGCCAAAAAAGGTGAGTCACGTACCTCTTCCGCAGTTTGCCCTACCCTCACCCCAGGCTCACCCGTATCAAAGTCCAGTGTCGCGGCTACCAGTTTTTACCGCACCAAACCCTTGGGTTATGAGCACCACCACCCCCATCCATCCAGTTCTATCGGTGGCCCGCCTCACGGCGGGTACCCTTGCCAACGCCGATGGCCACAAGCTGTTCGAGGCCTTGCGAACTGCACTCACTGAGCAGGAAGGGCCCGTTACACTTGACCTAGCTAACGTAGTCAGCTTCTCGACTTCCTTCCTCAATTCCTCACTCGGCACTCTGGCCAATGAGCTAGGCGCTGCCAGCTACCGGCGTCTGCGCCTAATCAATTATAAGCCGGCCCAGCTCAAGCAACTGAAGGACTACATAACCACCATGACCAAGCCGGCTGCCTAAATAAGCCAGCCATTACAGCATAAAGAAAGCCTCGCCAGCGCGGGGCTTTTTTGGTTGATAGCTGCTCCATGATGTACCTCGCCCTCATCGGCGTAGCGCTTCAACCAATAGCTGCGCCCCGCTAGCTAAGTACATGTCGATTGCAGTTGACAACTGGCTGCATGATAGCTTAGTGAGGACACGTAAGAAATTCGAGTGTGCTAAAATGGTTAGTATGAGCTAGGGAACAAACACTTTGCTAAAAAGCCAAAACTATTTGCTAATGAAAATAGTAAAAGGTGAAAATTTTTGCTTAGTATTGCATCGTCATAAAGGCTTTTCCCACTCACACTACTAATTATGTTAGCCATGATTGCTCCCGCCTTCCTCTACCGCCACGGCGACGTTTTGCTGGCCCTGGTGTCGGCGCTCCCCGCAGATGCCCGGCCCGCGCCTGGCCTGATTCTGGCCCACGGCGAGCTCACCGGCCACGCCCACCGCATCCGCGAAACGGGGGTAGCCCAGCTCTTCACCCAAGGGGCCTTTACCTACCTGCGCG
The genomic region above belongs to Hymenobacter sp. BRD128 and contains:
- a CDS encoding STAS-like domain-containing protein, which encodes MSTTTPIHPVLSVARLTAGTLANADGHKLFEALRTALTEQEGPVTLDLANVVSFSTSFLNSSLGTLANELGAASYRRLRLINYKPAQLKQLKDYITTMTKPAA
- a CDS encoding thermonuclease family protein, with the protein product MKFLLAIRLGARFGLTLLLASQVLAAPGLATWEMARVTRVIDGDTYEVLTGSQVLRVRLLGVDAPEHDQAFGPQATDSATALLRGRLVRLQCHGTDLYGRTLGQLRLAGNGAGAAVDSLLVVRGWAWAFDPSHVAAERLPQQLAAQRAGRGLWKCGVDGTLPPKAWRGFTAKIKRRYGVGCTW